The Bacteroidota bacterium sequence AATCAATGTCTTTATGCGGAATTTCAAACAATTCTCCTAAATATCTATTTACCAAAATACCATTGTATATGTAAACACTATTTCGAACTCCCGAGGTAGACTTAAGCATTTTTTCCACTCCACCTTCTTCTCCAATACTCAATAATATGGGCGAAAATATAGTGCTAAAGGCATAAGAGGCTGTTCGAGAAACACGAGAAGCTATATTAGGTACGCAATAATGCACTACTCCATGCTTTCTAAATACAGGATTTGTATGATTTGTTACACGAGATGTTTCAAAGCATCCACCCTGATCAATACTAACATCAATAATTACAGAACCGGTTTTCATTTCAGCCACCATCTCTTCAGTAACCACCAGTGGAGTCCTTTTTTGCGTTGCTCTTATAGCACCAATTACAACATCCGCTGTTTTCAAATGTTTTGCCAATACTTTAGGTTGAATAATAGATGTAAATACTGGCATTCCTAGGTTGCTCTGCAGTCTTCGTAGTTTATAAACAGAGTTGTCAAAAACTTTTACTTGAGCTCCAAGACCCATAGCTGTGCGTGCTGCAAACTCCCCTACTGTACCTGCTCCTAAAATTAGAACTTCTGTTGGCGAAATTCCGGAAATCCCTCCTAAAATTAAACCTTGTCCATTATTTACGTTGCTTAGATACTCAGCAGCAATTAATATAGATGCTCCACCTGCAATTTCGCTCATAGAGCGTATTACAGGGTATACCCCTTCTTCGTCTTGTATCCAATCAAATGCAAGGGCTGTAACGCGTTTTGCCATCAATTGTTTTACATAATTTTCAGGCTGAACGGTAAGTTGTAATGCAGAAATAAGCGTTTGCTTAGGCTGCATATACTCTATTTCTTTTAACGTTGGC is a genomic window containing:
- a CDS encoding alanine dehydrogenase, whose amino-acid sequence is MASLARGVMLPQEEMLEIAKKKGSLYIGIPRETSFQENRVALVPDAVGVLINNGHRVLVETNAGKMSNFQDNDYSEAGAEIVYTTEDVYKADIILKIAPPTLKEIEYMQPKQTLISALQLTVQPENYVKQLMAKRVTALAFDWIQDEEGVYPVIRSMSEIAGGASILIAAEYLSNVNNGQGLILGGISGISPTEVLILGAGTVGEFAARTAMGLGAQVKVFDNSVYKLRRLQSNLGMPVFTSIIQPKVLAKHLKTADVVIGAIRATQKRTPLVVTEEMVAEMKTGSVIIDVSIDQGGCFETSRVTNHTNPVFRKHGVVHYCVPNIASRVSRTASYAFSTIFSPILLSIGEEGGVEKMLKSTSGVRNSVYIYNGILVNRYLGELFEIPHKDIDLFMSAI